In Leptospira congkakensis, a single window of DNA contains:
- a CDS encoding vWA domain-containing protein: MDFVKKWEERWDEALKLWSDYVKLTPAKFLFSASEEKVEGLTGSFAAIHLLDHRVLLSVEQIQKYKLEDYPLEIMGHEIGHHVYCPGDLTDQAKLIYLAGLALPRLGHLTSTIVNVYEDLYINDHLKRYNHLRMEEVYQRIGKNKDRFWNFYMRTYELLWALPSETLTDGKVDDLIQSDASLVCRMIRNFPNDWQKGMFDFASICFPYFFDENGISSSNIQNVSTILDTLDAGKGMPPPSGITDIEVESEIFSSEIGSLTKRELDPADFSSICKAMGIEADISDIVYRFYKDKALPHLVPFPELRTPGAKEEILEGNELWDPGSPIEQINWIESTIRSPIVVPGYTTVEDLYGEVESMEVRTNPIDLDLFVDCSGSMPNPQTSLSYLTLAGAIISLSALRTGSSVRVTLWSGEKEYETTNGFIRNEKEILKVLTGYFGGGTCFPLDLLEEGYKEKPKRKRHILIISDDGIDTMFTQKFPRDPRFIAKNALEKAEGGGSMVLQLYNPKGNSIVNEMRKSGWELYPISNWEDLIQFSKEFVQRNYVRNQILR, encoded by the coding sequence ATGGATTTTGTTAAAAAATGGGAGGAACGTTGGGATGAGGCACTCAAACTTTGGAGTGACTACGTCAAATTAACGCCAGCTAAATTTTTATTTTCTGCATCAGAAGAAAAAGTGGAGGGCCTCACAGGATCTTTTGCCGCCATTCATTTGTTAGACCATAGAGTCCTTCTCTCCGTCGAACAAATCCAAAAATACAAATTGGAAGACTATCCTCTAGAAATCATGGGTCATGAAATTGGACATCACGTGTATTGTCCTGGGGACTTAACAGACCAAGCCAAACTCATTTACTTAGCAGGACTCGCACTCCCAAGACTCGGACACCTAACATCAACAATCGTCAATGTCTACGAAGATCTTTACATCAATGACCACTTAAAACGTTACAACCATTTGCGAATGGAAGAAGTTTACCAAAGGATTGGAAAAAACAAGGATCGGTTTTGGAATTTTTATATGAGAACCTATGAATTGTTATGGGCTCTACCTTCCGAAACATTAACCGATGGTAAGGTAGATGATTTGATCCAATCCGACGCAAGCCTTGTTTGTCGAATGATTCGAAACTTTCCCAATGATTGGCAAAAAGGAATGTTTGATTTTGCAAGTATTTGTTTTCCTTATTTTTTTGATGAAAATGGAATCAGTAGTTCTAACATACAAAATGTTTCTACGATCTTAGATACTTTAGATGCGGGGAAAGGAATGCCCCCTCCTTCCGGAATCACCGACATAGAAGTAGAATCAGAAATTTTTTCATCGGAAATTGGCTCACTCACAAAAAGGGAATTAGACCCCGCAGACTTTTCCTCGATCTGTAAAGCCATGGGGATTGAAGCAGACATTTCGGACATTGTGTACAGATTTTATAAAGACAAAGCTCTACCTCACCTAGTTCCCTTCCCTGAGTTAAGAACCCCAGGTGCCAAAGAAGAAATTTTAGAAGGAAATGAACTTTGGGATCCAGGTTCTCCCATAGAACAAATCAATTGGATTGAATCTACTATCCGAAGTCCCATCGTAGTCCCAGGTTATACCACCGTCGAAGATTTATATGGGGAAGTTGAATCCATGGAAGTGAGAACAAATCCAATCGACTTAGATCTGTTTGTTGATTGTTCTGGATCTATGCCGAATCCCCAAACGAGTTTGTCTTATCTAACACTTGCTGGCGCTATTATATCTTTGTCGGCATTAAGAACGGGAAGTTCAGTTCGTGTGACCTTATGGTCCGGGGAAAAAGAATATGAAACTACCAATGGATTCATTCGTAACGAAAAAGAAATTTTAAAAGTCCTTACAGGATACTTTGGAGGTGGAACTTGTTTTCCTTTAGATCTCTTAGAGGAAGGTTACAAAGAAAAACCAAAACGAAAGCGGCATATCCTCATCATTTCTGATGATGGAATTGACACTATGTTCACGCAAAAATTTCCAAGAGATCCAAGGTTCATCGCAAAAAATGCCTTAGAAAAAGCAGAAGGTGGTGGTTCTATGGTTTTGCAACTCTACAATCCAAAAGGGAACTCAATCGTAAATGAAATGCGAAAATCCGGTTGGGAACTTTACCCCATATCCAATTGGGAAGATTTAATCCAGTTCAGTAAAGAATTTGTGCAAAGAAATTATGTTAGAAATCAGATACTACGTTAA
- a CDS encoding phenylacetate--CoA ligase family protein, with protein sequence MSDLNKNQNSPLMTESWERELNRFLESPYAPLWNAKIGDRIQKDDFDFVQNFKTVLYDSKKNQTYMDQKVALDFIRKNLYLSTFFQDQLKGIEFAENFESIPFTTREDLQSKITEIIPVGMDLERMVINPTSGTTGRPILAPNHPRAIGCYVPLIEWTVEKYGVVPNHNPKSTFAIQLCYQENTIVYATTHSLAGGAKFAKINLHPNSWKNQDDIEKFIKESSPQILTGDPYSLETAMKMGLDYKPGAIHSTALELTTSLRKKLNEHFHCPVINSYSLNETGPIAYACKSNPDWMHILPHDLYIEIVSSESGEVLPSGNIGEIVVTGGRNPYLPLLRYKTGDRGELHYGDCSCGDFFPRLRLLSGRKPVYFSKPNGETVNPVDVARILRRNPHIYQFQMEQYAKEKFICRVSASDEFSELTETVKPFESFAKGNPFQMELQSELQNLLGEGSQVFFDTKFPLDGKKQTAFINSYLDTSEKTK encoded by the coding sequence GTGAGTGATTTAAACAAAAATCAAAACTCTCCACTCATGACAGAAAGTTGGGAGAGGGAATTGAATCGGTTTTTAGAATCACCTTATGCCCCACTTTGGAATGCAAAAATAGGTGACCGAATCCAAAAAGATGATTTTGATTTTGTACAAAATTTCAAAACCGTATTGTATGATTCCAAAAAAAATCAGACCTATATGGATCAAAAAGTTGCTTTAGATTTTATTCGAAAGAATTTATATCTATCTACTTTTTTCCAAGACCAATTGAAAGGGATAGAATTTGCAGAAAATTTTGAATCCATTCCTTTCACCACAAGAGAAGACCTCCAATCAAAAATTACAGAAATCATTCCAGTTGGGATGGATTTGGAACGAATGGTCATCAATCCTACATCAGGAACTACGGGCAGGCCAATCCTTGCTCCAAACCACCCAAGAGCGATTGGTTGTTATGTGCCTCTTATCGAATGGACAGTAGAAAAATACGGAGTGGTACCGAATCACAATCCAAAGTCTACTTTTGCCATCCAACTCTGTTACCAAGAAAATACCATTGTTTATGCCACAACTCATAGTTTGGCGGGAGGTGCCAAGTTTGCAAAAATCAATCTTCACCCCAACTCCTGGAAAAACCAAGATGATATAGAAAAATTTATAAAAGAATCCTCTCCACAAATTCTAACGGGAGATCCATACTCTTTGGAAACTGCCATGAAAATGGGATTGGATTATAAGCCAGGGGCAATTCATTCTACAGCCCTGGAATTAACAACGAGTTTACGAAAAAAACTAAATGAACACTTCCACTGCCCTGTGATCAATTCTTATTCTTTAAATGAAACTGGCCCTATTGCTTATGCTTGTAAATCAAATCCCGACTGGATGCATATCCTTCCTCACGACTTATATATAGAAATTGTTTCCAGTGAATCGGGAGAGGTCTTACCTTCTGGAAATATTGGCGAGATTGTTGTGACCGGTGGGAGAAATCCTTACTTACCTTTACTTCGTTACAAAACAGGAGACAGAGGAGAGTTACACTATGGTGATTGTAGTTGCGGTGATTTTTTCCCTCGCCTGCGATTGTTATCTGGTAGAAAACCAGTGTATTTCTCAAAACCGAATGGAGAAACTGTAAATCCTGTTGACGTGGCAAGAATTCTCCGTCGGAATCCTCATATTTATCAGTTTCAAATGGAACAATATGCAAAAGAAAAATTCATTTGTCGTGTCTCGGCCTCCGATGAATTTTCTGAGTTAACTGAAACTGTTAAACCTTTCGAATCTTTTGCCAAAGGAAATCCTTTCCAAATGGAATTACAATCGGAACTACAAAACCTTCTAGGAGAAGGTTCTCAAGTTTTTTTCGACACCAAATTCCCGCTAGATGGGAAAAAACAAACCGCCTTTATCAATTCCTATTTAGATACATCGGAAAAAACAAAATGA
- a CDS encoding AAA family ATPase, producing the protein MTHGLVLGKFYPPHKGHIHLITEAKKNCDELTVLVCSLKRELIPGDLRFEWMLSLFPDPKIRIIWVQDENPQYPEEDPDFWNLWRKTIESHTKRKVDFLFTSEEYGEPLSKVLGCQHKVIDIHRSVVPISATKIREEPLTHWEWIPELIRPYFVKRIVLTGSESVGKTSLAMTLAKHFQTNWIPEFAREYLESKESPMDESDFLPIAKGHLLSEVEAAKSSNGILFLDTDLLTTKVYLERYYGSEIPWLTERALGLKYDTSLFLDIDIPWIRNKLRDLGEERESMRTRFLQAMNEANRNFLFIRGDYSMREQRAIEIVNQLRREPMNPEIFTLEQRRLRNFE; encoded by the coding sequence ATGACCCACGGACTTGTTCTTGGAAAATTTTATCCTCCGCACAAAGGACATATCCATCTCATCACCGAAGCAAAAAAAAATTGTGATGAACTGACTGTCCTTGTCTGTTCCTTAAAAAGAGAACTGATACCAGGAGATTTACGTTTCGAGTGGATGTTGTCTTTATTTCCTGACCCCAAAATCCGTATCATATGGGTCCAGGATGAAAATCCGCAATACCCAGAAGAAGATCCTGATTTTTGGAATCTCTGGCGAAAGACAATTGAAAGTCATACGAAAAGGAAAGTTGATTTCCTTTTTACCTCAGAAGAATATGGTGAACCACTTTCGAAAGTGCTTGGGTGTCAACATAAAGTCATAGACATCCATCGAAGTGTAGTTCCGATCTCTGCCACAAAAATCAGGGAGGAACCATTAACCCATTGGGAATGGATTCCCGAACTCATCAGACCTTATTTTGTCAAACGCATCGTTCTTACAGGGAGTGAGTCGGTAGGCAAAACAAGTTTGGCTATGACCTTGGCCAAACATTTCCAAACCAATTGGATTCCTGAATTTGCTCGAGAGTATTTGGAATCAAAAGAAAGCCCGATGGATGAATCTGATTTTTTACCCATTGCCAAAGGCCATCTTTTATCGGAAGTAGAGGCGGCAAAATCTTCCAATGGAATTTTATTTTTAGATACTGACTTACTCACAACCAAAGTGTATTTGGAAAGGTATTATGGATCTGAAATACCTTGGCTCACAGAACGAGCATTAGGTTTAAAATACGATACTTCTTTATTCCTAGACATCGATATCCCTTGGATAAGGAACAAACTACGAGATTTAGGCGAAGAAAGAGAGTCCATGCGAACACGTTTTTTACAAGCAATGAATGAGGCCAATCGAAACTTTCTGTTCATTCGAGGAGATTATTCTATGCGAGAACAAAGAGCCATAGAAATCGTAAACCAACTGAGAAGAGAACCAATGAACCCAGAAATCTTTACTTTAGAGCAGAGGCGTTTGCGTAACTTTGAATGA
- the lmtA gene encoding lipid A Kdo2 1-phosphate O-methyltransferase: MALIEELNQQGNFLFRWRSYIPGAILFLSLLYLPYVPYFQGNYDSNLYWLCGAFLVSFAGLFVRCFTIGYTPKNTSGRNTKQQVADVVNQSGIYSLVRHPLYVGNFLMYLGPVFILRDFAFALVYIMFFYLYYERIIFAEEYFLRGKFDQGYLKWADKTPAFIPRLSGYVKPNLNFSFRNIWKREYPSLFGIIVVFTVFDLIQVYFQEPALRAVDITGIWKPFHTWFLGFGFVFYVVTRLIVKTTKLLEVEGR, translated from the coding sequence ATGGCACTTATAGAAGAACTCAACCAACAAGGCAATTTTCTCTTCCGATGGCGCTCCTACATCCCAGGAGCCATTTTGTTTCTTTCCTTACTGTATCTACCGTATGTCCCTTATTTCCAAGGCAATTACGATTCCAATTTGTATTGGCTTTGTGGTGCATTCCTTGTTAGTTTTGCGGGATTGTTCGTTAGATGTTTTACGATCGGTTACACTCCGAAAAATACTTCCGGTAGAAACACAAAACAACAAGTTGCTGATGTGGTGAACCAATCAGGGATTTATTCCTTAGTACGACATCCGTTATATGTAGGGAATTTTCTGATGTATCTTGGTCCAGTATTCATCCTTCGGGATTTTGCTTTTGCATTGGTTTACATTATGTTCTTTTATTTATATTATGAACGTATTATATTCGCAGAAGAATATTTCCTTCGTGGCAAATTTGACCAAGGATATTTGAAATGGGCCGACAAAACTCCGGCTTTCATTCCTAGACTTTCTGGATACGTAAAACCTAATTTAAATTTTTCATTTCGTAATATTTGGAAACGTGAATACCCAAGTTTGTTTGGAATCATTGTAGTGTTTACGGTTTTTGATTTGATCCAAGTTTATTTCCAAGAACCGGCACTTCGTGCTGTAGACATTACTGGAATTTGGAAACCATTTCACACTTGGTTTTTGGGATTTGGTTTTGTATTTTATGTTGTCACTCGTTTGATTGTAAAGACCACCAAACTTCTCGAAGTCGAAGGTAGATAG
- a CDS encoding 1-acyl-sn-glycerol-3-phosphate acyltransferase produces MLHNLESIEISETDQKTLKSFQKERLLYISNHPTTKEPGIAYHSANIMGSRFHYMAAREVFEWAYGFVGDFIQSIGAYSVLAGAPDRESLKASREILATRGGKLALFPEGEPTSGMNDTLLPFQSGVAQLGFWGLEDAIKKDPEAKIWILPTFVKYRMTGSIDSMQKDIDQTISKMEQKLGITKTGKDIVHRFLSVGKRMIEREEKEYGVPVEENRADDFDYRLGRMRHAMLDNIARKAKIPKWDNDANAIEKLRRILSVLEMVSVGMPDPQGELPSLEMATWAKKAATKAYDFITIQTAYIKELPSAERLYEFLYRYENELFGEFKPRPHRAVVRFGTPFTINEYLSSYKEDKKKTLDSITERLRNELQTMLVEEKSKSNPLFPSQYIF; encoded by the coding sequence ATGCTCCATAATCTTGAATCCATCGAGATTTCGGAAACTGACCAAAAGACTTTAAAATCCTTTCAAAAAGAACGACTCCTTTATATTTCCAATCATCCCACAACTAAGGAACCCGGAATTGCCTACCATTCGGCAAACATCATGGGTTCTAGGTTTCATTATATGGCGGCAAGAGAGGTTTTTGAATGGGCCTATGGTTTTGTCGGAGACTTTATCCAATCTATAGGTGCATACTCCGTGTTAGCTGGCGCGCCAGACCGCGAATCCCTCAAAGCCTCAAGAGAAATTCTTGCTACCCGTGGTGGCAAACTCGCTCTTTTTCCGGAAGGAGAACCGACAAGTGGGATGAATGATACCCTACTCCCTTTTCAATCAGGTGTGGCACAACTCGGGTTTTGGGGTCTGGAAGATGCAATCAAAAAAGATCCGGAAGCAAAGATTTGGATTTTACCAACGTTTGTTAAGTACAGAATGACCGGATCCATTGATTCTATGCAAAAAGACATCGATCAAACCATTTCCAAAATGGAACAGAAGTTAGGGATTACAAAAACAGGGAAAGATATTGTTCATCGTTTTTTATCTGTCGGGAAACGAATGATCGAAAGAGAAGAAAAAGAATATGGAGTTCCTGTGGAAGAGAACAGGGCCGATGATTTTGACTATCGATTGGGACGGATGCGCCATGCCATGCTTGACAATATTGCAAGAAAGGCTAAGATCCCAAAATGGGACAACGATGCCAATGCAATTGAAAAACTAAGAAGGATTCTTAGTGTTCTCGAAATGGTTTCTGTTGGAATGCCGGATCCTCAAGGAGAACTTCCCAGTTTAGAAATGGCAACTTGGGCCAAAAAAGCAGCCACAAAAGCTTACGACTTCATCACCATCCAAACCGCATACATCAAAGAATTGCCAAGTGCGGAACGATTGTACGAATTTTTATACCGTTATGAAAATGAACTTTTTGGAGAGTTTAAACCTCGCCCTCACAGAGCGGTAGTTAGGTTTGGTACACCATTCACGATCAACGAATACTTAAGTTCTTATAAAGAAGACAAAAAGAAAACGCTAGATTCCATTACAGAACGTCTAAGAAATGAGTTACAAACAATGCTTGTGGAAGAAAAATCAAAATCAAACCCTCTCTTTCCGAGCCAATATATTTTTTAA
- a CDS encoding rubrerythrin — protein MGSVTVLSNDSIPKVLSDIVANETNHALWLNTLSLLEHLGSRKILLTQSSEETSEMILKHATEEARHALFFKKAARTIKPSFQLGYQNSALVRGTAARIYFAKLDTLVRRSLRKVFTDEKQFTYLAYLYTTTVIEKRAMVVYAAYDDILDRTGSPIRLTNLILEEEGHLSDMSAEMFRLDPSAKERLAALEAEEAKIFTRFWLQIREFSLN, from the coding sequence ATGGGTTCTGTTACTGTCCTCTCGAATGATTCTATTCCTAAAGTTCTTTCTGATATCGTTGCCAATGAAACCAACCACGCACTTTGGCTAAACACACTCTCTCTATTAGAACATCTTGGTTCCAGAAAAATCCTCCTCACCCAATCCAGCGAAGAAACCTCTGAGATGATTTTAAAACATGCCACCGAAGAAGCAAGGCATGCCCTCTTTTTCAAAAAAGCAGCCCGCACCATAAAGCCTAGTTTTCAATTGGGATACCAAAACTCCGCACTCGTTCGGGGAACCGCGGCAAGAATTTATTTCGCAAAACTGGACACACTGGTGCGCCGTAGCCTTCGCAAAGTTTTTACGGATGAAAAACAATTCACCTACCTTGCTTATTTGTACACCACCACCGTCATTGAAAAACGGGCCATGGTCGTCTATGCAGCGTACGACGATATTTTGGACCGCACAGGCTCTCCCATCCGCCTAACCAATCTGATTTTGGAGGAGGAAGGACACCTCTCCGATATGAGTGCCGAAATGTTCCGACTCGACCCAAGTGCGAAGGAACGATTGGCGGCTCTCGAGGCAGAAGAAGCGAAGATTTTTACCCGATTTTGGCTCCAAATCCGTGAATTCTCACTGAATTAA
- a CDS encoding SpiroCoCo family coiled-coil protein, producing the protein MGLEVFLLPFLASVAVTIGLRRLDKSNTKLSQLKRYASKLTDEIDGVALQKIQLVKDAGIDLDILVKQSRKVAEDIQSLSSESRDLFEKIRASKDYLSSLSGEMEQIQDLSSQVRREKQYMEEGLSQINTHKRELREVSEDMEALHNESISMLDTFQNKLNFRSDEILQSVAQKMVELESLLETKSDFLDNSLSKIAETAREKLLSHADVMVGETAGRLDHARKEMDLLLESMKYAQGDLDVRLTKFEDTSSLLSDKVDKFDERLEEKYQRASGKLEEKVNLLEKKIQERFDSIFDQVTHTKDSFMKGLNQETDAIKREIEDLSLETLSKRDDIINETRRQADGINQTIIQFQEKYLEAENKLLRQADIRKQELIREIEAFSEEFHRISEDLKEEASSLKKSALQELKDFDRELDSVRTNQETVIKTSLFELRKELEERMNSDFKLQKSEMESDLETVQSQVKELNETITAQTKDVDEYVEELKSALRESAHEILETAEEKAKESEEIVTEKIRIANANLEQFVSKWEDELGKIRDDQNYSIERLQDRLKEIHVEGADLLGEFQNQFQKAKSNLEMAAESKTKESISRLEEEGKLARSEVERILKHLEESGESFFNLQEEKMDRLNETIDSKISHQLTKLLDKGNIQLGQLEEKISSHLNTVKRNLDESIKRSKDESKKQIETYQRDYEKSFKEIAKESQDFLKDSLDRFQDLKHEIKNGLDDLNDTKEETLSSFQSEMETLKEDILTLSSELETVKEHSDLFASAKQIADESNRAVEEISEALRALEKGRPDIDLYQSAISEFSELRKEIANELETLKEAQFQSEDIDKQVQILASNLVHVSETMEGFEQSLTEVSSIESRVTKLTTEQSKIETFLSSLQESQDSVFTLVENLEGQKHNARELQARLDILDREIEVVEAREKELTETIRQAENRTSFLVEREAQIDSVERKFDKIEELLGDLSDRHRQILTLQKRLEDLKESSRETKDDLESLLGEADETFEKLSEFLDIVQGAMQSPVPAGKSDRKVSGNPLVERKRATIQSLHDNYQWSSEAISEKLNIEKSLVDSILGVRKK; encoded by the coding sequence ATGGGATTAGAAGTCTTTTTATTACCTTTTTTGGCGAGTGTCGCTGTGACCATTGGGCTTCGTCGTTTGGACAAATCGAACACCAAACTCTCCCAACTCAAACGTTATGCATCCAAATTGACCGATGAAATTGATGGTGTTGCCCTTCAAAAAATCCAATTAGTGAAAGATGCCGGAATTGATCTGGACATCCTTGTCAAACAATCTCGCAAAGTTGCAGAAGACATCCAATCTTTAAGTTCAGAATCTCGCGACCTATTCGAAAAAATCCGCGCAAGCAAAGATTACCTCTCTTCTTTGTCGGGAGAGATGGAACAAATCCAAGACTTAAGTTCCCAAGTCCGTCGCGAAAAACAATATATGGAAGAGGGACTCTCCCAGATCAATACCCACAAACGAGAGTTACGTGAAGTATCTGAAGATATGGAAGCCCTTCATAACGAATCCATCTCCATGTTGGATACTTTCCAAAACAAACTCAATTTCCGTAGTGATGAAATTCTACAATCTGTTGCACAAAAGATGGTGGAGTTAGAAAGCCTTCTCGAAACCAAATCAGATTTTTTAGACAACTCCCTTTCTAAAATTGCAGAAACGGCTCGTGAAAAACTTTTGTCCCATGCAGATGTAATGGTGGGAGAAACTGCCGGACGCCTGGACCATGCTCGCAAAGAAATGGACCTACTCCTCGAGTCCATGAAATATGCACAAGGTGACTTAGATGTTCGCCTCACAAAATTCGAAGATACCTCTTCCCTACTTTCTGATAAAGTAGATAAGTTTGATGAAAGGTTAGAAGAAAAATACCAACGAGCTTCTGGTAAGTTGGAAGAGAAAGTAAACCTACTCGAGAAAAAAATCCAAGAACGTTTTGATTCTATCTTTGACCAAGTCACTCATACCAAAGATTCTTTTATGAAAGGTCTTAACCAAGAGACAGATGCCATCAAACGTGAAATTGAAGACTTGTCCCTCGAAACACTTTCGAAACGAGATGACATCATCAATGAAACCAGAAGGCAAGCAGATGGAATCAACCAAACCATCATTCAGTTCCAAGAAAAATATTTGGAAGCGGAGAACAAACTCCTTCGCCAAGCGGACATTCGCAAACAAGAACTCATTCGGGAAATCGAAGCCTTCTCCGAAGAATTCCACCGCATCTCGGAAGATCTAAAAGAAGAAGCAAGTTCTCTCAAAAAAAGTGCACTCCAAGAACTCAAAGATTTTGATCGTGAGTTGGATTCTGTACGTACAAACCAAGAAACTGTAATCAAAACTTCTCTTTTTGAATTACGAAAAGAACTCGAAGAAAGAATGAACTCTGATTTCAAACTTCAAAAGAGTGAGATGGAATCGGATCTTGAAACAGTTCAATCACAAGTCAAAGAACTAAACGAAACCATCACTGCACAAACCAAAGATGTGGATGAATATGTAGAAGAGTTAAAATCAGCACTTCGTGAATCTGCACATGAAATCCTTGAAACGGCAGAAGAAAAAGCCAAAGAATCCGAAGAAATTGTCACAGAAAAAATTCGCATCGCCAATGCGAACTTGGAACAATTTGTCAGCAAATGGGAAGACGAACTTGGTAAAATTCGCGATGACCAAAATTATAGTATTGAAAGACTCCAAGACCGCCTAAAAGAAATCCATGTAGAAGGTGCTGACCTTCTTGGTGAATTCCAAAACCAATTCCAAAAAGCAAAATCCAATTTGGAAATGGCGGCAGAATCCAAAACCAAAGAAAGTATTTCTCGATTAGAAGAAGAAGGGAAACTTGCTCGTAGCGAAGTGGAACGAATTCTTAAACATCTAGAAGAATCAGGAGAATCCTTTTTTAACTTACAAGAAGAGAAAATGGACAGACTCAATGAAACCATTGATTCTAAAATCTCTCACCAATTGACAAAACTTCTTGATAAAGGAAATATCCAACTAGGCCAACTCGAAGAAAAAATATCGAGCCACCTCAATACCGTCAAACGTAACTTAGACGAAAGTATCAAACGTTCCAAAGACGAATCCAAAAAACAAATTGAAACTTACCAAAGAGACTACGAAAAGTCTTTCAAAGAAATTGCAAAAGAAAGCCAGGACTTCTTAAAAGATAGTTTGGATCGTTTCCAAGATTTAAAACACGAAATCAAAAATGGTTTGGATGATCTAAACGATACCAAAGAAGAAACACTTTCTAGTTTCCAATCTGAAATGGAAACACTAAAAGAAGATATCTTAACTCTATCCAGTGAACTAGAAACGGTGAAAGAACATTCTGATTTATTTGCTTCCGCCAAACAGATTGCAGACGAGTCAAACCGCGCAGTCGAAGAAATTTCGGAAGCCCTCCGTGCCCTAGAAAAAGGCAGACCAGATATTGACCTTTACCAATCAGCAATTTCCGAGTTTTCAGAACTTAGAAAAGAAATCGCAAACGAATTAGAAACCTTAAAAGAAGCACAGTTCCAATCAGAAGACATCGACAAACAAGTGCAAATCCTTGCATCCAATCTTGTCCATGTTTCCGAAACTATGGAAGGTTTCGAACAAAGCCTAACAGAAGTAAGCTCAATTGAATCCCGAGTGACCAAACTCACAACCGAACAATCTAAAATTGAAACCTTCCTTTCTTCCTTACAAGAATCACAAGATTCGGTTTTCACTTTGGTGGAAAACTTAGAAGGCCAAAAACACAATGCACGGGAACTCCAAGCCCGTCTCGACATCCTCGACCGAGAAATCGAAGTGGTGGAAGCTCGCGAAAAGGAACTGACAGAAACCATCCGCCAGGCCGAAAACCGAACCTCCTTCCTTGTGGAACGAGAAGCGCAAATTGATTCGGTAGAACGTAAATTTGATAAAATCGAAGAGCTGCTAGGTGACCTATCTGACCGCCACCGCCAAATCCTCACCCTCCAAAAACGTTTGGAAGACCTGAAAGAATCTTCCCGCGAAACCAAGGACGATTTGGAATCTCTCCTCGGAGAGGCAGACGAAACCTTCGAAAAACTCTCCGAATTCCTGGACATTGTCCAAGGAGCGATGCAAAGTCCGGTTCCGGCAGGAAAATCTGACCGAAAAGTTTCGGGAAATCCCCTTGTCGAGAGAAAAAGAGCCACCATCCAGAGCCTCCACGACAACTATCAGTGGTCTTCCGAGGCAATTAGTGAAAAATTAAATATTGAAAAATCCCTCGTAGATAGCATCCTCGGAGTTAGAAAGAAATAA
- the map gene encoding type I methionyl aminopeptidase has product MIYIKNKSEIETMRKAGKFAAELLVYLEPFVKAGVTTLELNDLAEAYTKKNGHRSAPLGYKGFPKSICSSINHVVCHGIPKKEDVLANGDIVNLDVSPIVDGYIGDTSKTFIVGGKSTPEAEKLVADTEKAMWVGIEQVKPGNRIDDIGNAIDDFLTPLGYGIVRDLMGHGVGRNFHEEPQVPHFRSPRKLAKIEAGMIFTVEPMVNLGTWEVNFDKSDKWTVRTKDGKLSAQFEHTILVTDKGYEILTKV; this is encoded by the coding sequence GTGATTTACATTAAAAACAAATCAGAAATTGAAACGATGAGGAAGGCGGGAAAATTTGCCGCTGAACTCCTCGTGTATCTAGAACCTTTTGTCAAAGCCGGGGTCACCACTCTCGAACTGAACGATCTCGCAGAAGCCTATACCAAAAAAAACGGCCATAGATCGGCTCCACTCGGATACAAAGGGTTTCCCAAGTCCATCTGCTCCTCCATCAATCATGTCGTTTGCCACGGAATTCCAAAAAAGGAAGATGTCCTCGCCAATGGAGACATTGTGAATCTAGACGTATCTCCCATTGTGGATGGATACATTGGAGACACTTCCAAAACCTTTATCGTAGGTGGAAAATCCACTCCGGAAGCCGAAAAACTCGTAGCTGACACGGAAAAAGCGATGTGGGTTGGAATCGAACAAGTGAAACCAGGGAACCGAATTGACGATATCGGAAACGCCATCGATGATTTTCTCACCCCACTCGGGTATGGAATCGTTCGTGATCTAATGGGTCATGGAGTGGGACGGAATTTCCATGAAGAACCACAAGTTCCTCATTTTCGGTCTCCGCGGAAACTGGCAAAAATTGAAGCCGGAATGATTTTTACAGTAGAACCAATGGTCAATTTGGGAACCTGGGAAGTCAATTTTGACAAATCCGACAAATGGACCGTCCGCACGAAAGACGGAAAACTCTCTGCCCAATTTGAACATACCATTCTTGTCACAGACAAAGGGTACGAAATTCTAACAAAAGTTTGA